From Simonsiella muelleri ATCC 29453:
TTTTAAATTAAGGCAGCAAATATGCAGGCATCACACATTTAAACACTTTAACATAGTATAATTATTAATTTTCTTATTTAGGACTAAACATGAAACAAAATATTATCATTACCCTGTTATCGGTTATTTGTGGCATATTGGGCTACATTGCAGCCAACATAAAGAGCGAAGTTCCTAAAACTAACACACTACCAAACATACAAGCAACAAAACCAAGCGAATTTCAAAAAATAACAAAAACCAATGAAAATGAAATCATTGATTATGGACTTATAAAAGGTAAATTAAAGCCACAATATTCCAAAGAATCCCTTGAAAATGAAGAAGAAGGTTCAGTGGTAGTAGAAATAATTGTTAATAAAAATGGAATTATTGAATCAGCAAAAATTTCTCACAGTAGTGGGCACGCAAGATTAGACTACACAGCAATTAAAACAGCAAAGAACGAAAAACTAGAACCGCAAACCAAACAAGGTAAACCGATCAGAACACGCTATTTAATTTCATACACATTTAACCTTGCTGAATAACAGAAAGACTTGGATTATTATCTTTTTAAAAACTGCGTAAAATTTTAACACATAATGTCAAAACTGTAGCAGATTACTCAGATTAATTATCTGTATAAGTACCATCATCACGTTGTGTATAATATTGATTGGTAGCAGGAGTCCTATAAGGATCAAAAATACCATTACGTGCATAATCTAGACAAGTTTTTTTATCTATTTCAGGCATAGGGGTTGCCTGGTCAGTATAACAAGTACATTTTTTAGCTTTAACACTTTCAACACAAGCAACAGGAAAAGGCATTGATTGGACATTACGATTTAAACCGTCATAAATAGGAGCCGTCCAAGGTTTGCCTTTTATTGTTGGTTCAAAATCCTTTTCACTCAAGTACTGAGTAATTGGCTGCTCAATCCGTGATGCAGCCTGAACAGGCAATGATGAATTATTAATTACTTGCTGATTATTGGACTGATTAACTGGATCAGATTGCTGTACCGTTTTTTTCTGAACTGTTTTTTTCTCAAGGCTAGACTTCAAATTAAAAGATAAATAAACCACTAAAAAAATCAATAATGGCAAAAACCACACCCAAGAAGTTAGTGAACCTTTTAACTTATTATGTTCTTCAGCAGATTTATACATACCGAAAGCATCTTTTTTAGTAGTAAAAATGCTGTTTTTAGCATCAGCAACATCATTGCGAGATTCAGGATTCGCACATTTTTGCCAATAAGAAACGCGTTTAAACCCAAGCATAGTACGGCTAATATTACGATGCTCTCCAACCAAAGAACGTAAATTAACATCAATTAATCGCGGATGCTGAGTTAATATAAAAAAATCTAAACCTTTATGACGATGAGTTTCAAGCTCATGAACGTAGTCAGGAACTTTAGAACCAGCAGGTCGGGGACGAAAAATTCGCTGCGCTTCATCAATAACAATAATTGCGCCTACAGGAGCCCATTTATGCCATGTTTCCATTGACTCACCATCAGGAATAGGCATAGTGGGCAATTTAAGCTCAGGAATACCATCGACAAATAAAGGACGATTTTGCAAATCTTTTCTAGTCATCAGCATATGAACAATTAGACTAGTCTTACCAGAACCTGGTAAACCAGTAATTAAACTAATCATAATTAATTACCTTTTAAAAACAGAACCTATTTTAGTAACAGACATCAAACCAAAAGCAAAAGCTGATGCACCAAAAATATAATTTAAGGCAACGCCACCACCTGCTAAATAAAATATTTGTAATACTTCAGAAGGCATATTACTAAATTGACTTGTTAAATAATTCACAAATTGAGACTGCAAAGAACTTATACCCTTATAACTAATCACAGATATACCCAAAGCTGCCAACAAACGCCCACCATAAGTAGAAATTAACGTACCTAAAACACTCATCAGCATTGTAGCAATACGAGCTAATAATGGCATTTTTTAATCCTTTAATAAAATAGCAGAACGAACAACAATAAATGATAAAAATATCGATACTAAAATAATAATTGGACAAAGTTTAATAGCAGCATCACAAAAAGGCCAATAACTAATTTCATGATTTGTACCTAAAATTTTTACTGTAATTAATGTCAAGAAAAAAAATCAAAATAAATTAGTTGAAAAACCCATTACGCAACATTTGTTTATTTAGTCACCAGTCCTTTGAGTTATCACATCATTCAGGGTGAATGCTAAACGTTAAACAAAATTAAAAAGGCGCGTCAAGGTTAAAGTGAACGCGAGCGACCTTGACGCGCCTTTTTAATTTTATTTAACTACGCATACCCCCTGAACGATGCGATAACGGACTGATGACTAAATAAACAAACATTGCTACATTAACTATTCATTAAACTAATGTGTCATCGAGACACATTAGTTTAAACCCCCATCACTTCTACTCCTACGTCCTGATGACGTTTAATCCTTTGATAAAATAGCAGAACGAACAATCATAAATGATAAAAATATTGATACCGAAATAATAATTGGACGAAGTTTAATAGCAGCATCACAAAAAGGCTGATAACTAATTTCATGATTTGTACCTAAAATTTTTACTTGTTTAGGTGCTGGGCAAGTACCTGATTCAACAAAATCATTTGATTTATTAAAACTATTCAAATCAACATCTGTCGTACCTATAACAAAATCACTACCACTACTTACACCTGAAATGGCATCATTAACTTGAGCATTTGTACCCAAAAATACACAATTAACAGTATCTTGACCTGGCTTACAATCACCAACACCACTTGCAGATACATTTCCTAATATAGAACCAGTACCAGAACCTGAACCTAAAACTGATGAAGAAGAAGCTGAAGCATTAGGCATAAATCCACCAACACCCCCACTTGAGTTATTATTTCCACCGCTACCGTTATTATGTAAACGATTATAGACATCATCAACACCTGAATCATCAGAAACCTTACTGGCATTTAAAGCGTCATCAGTAGAACCGTAATTATTGTAAATCGTAATATTAACTATACCAGGATTTGAAGTGGAATCAGTAGAATATGCTGTACCATTACAATAAAGCATAGAACCTTTACTAACCCAAAAATTGTAATACTCAATTTTATAAATAGGCGGTCCCAACACACGTCTACAACTATATACATTATTTCCATGAGCTGCATAACCATCTCCACCAGGACACATATTTTTA
This genomic window contains:
- a CDS encoding energy transducer TonB, translated to MKQNIIITLLSVICGILGYIAANIKSEVPKTNTLPNIQATKPSEFQKITKTNENEIIDYGLIKGKLKPQYSKESLENEEEGSVVVEIIVNKNGIIESAKISHSSGHARLDYTAIKTAKNEKLEPQTKQGKPIRTRYLISYTFNLAE
- a CDS encoding zonular occludens toxin family protein, producing MISLITGLPGSGKTSLIVHMLMTRKDLQNRPLFVDGIPELKLPTMPIPDGESMETWHKWAPVGAIIVIDEAQRIFRPRPAGSKVPDYVHELETHRHKGLDFFILTQHPRLIDVNLRSLVGEHRNISRTMLGFKRVSYWQKCANPESRNDVADAKNSIFTTKKDAFGMYKSAEEHNKLKGSLTSWVWFLPLLIFLVVYLSFNLKSSLEKKTVQKKTVQQSDPVNQSNNQQVINNSSLPVQAASRIEQPITQYLSEKDFEPTIKGKPWTAPIYDGLNRNVQSMPFPVACVESVKAKKCTCYTDQATPMPEIDKKTCLDYARNGIFDPYRTPATNQYYTQRDDGTYTDN
- a CDS encoding DUF2523 domain-containing protein, yielding MPLLARIATMLMSVLGTLISTYGGRLLAALGISVISYKGISSLQSQFVNYLTSQFSNMPSEVLQIFYLAGGGVALNYIFGASAFAFGLMSVTKIGSVFKR
- a CDS encoding virulence factor TspB C-terminal domain-related protein, producing MTLITVKILGTNHEISYWPFCDAAIKLCPIIILVSIFLSFIVVRSAILLKD
- a CDS encoding virulence factor TspB C-terminal domain-related protein codes for the protein MFKQLKAVFLLMLLFLSCSSFALTKVKIPLKLISDFVPDFSANYRAYVYYFNDDKYGGFYRVYTTPDKSSFVCTIDDSVGKCVGERFSTPMQALKSVLPDIQKTADPGSVCKIDDYSLYINCVIPIGNDGKNTGINNETKKPNSNLCGKSVGGIWVPMSCDNPIGSNSNLAGSGSSSGSSSGNSSGSSSGSGSGSGSGSGSGSGSGSGSGSGSGSGSGSGSGSSNNGSGNTTYIPTVPDLCGTDVSKNMCPGGDGYAAHGNNVYSCRRVLGPPIYKIEYYNFWVSKGSMLYCNGTAYSTDSTSNPGIVNITIYNNYGSTDDALNASKVSDDSGVDDVYNRLHNNGSGGNNNSSGGVGGFMPNASASSSSVLGSGSGTGSILGNVSASGVGDCKPGQDTVNCVFLGTNAQVNDAISGVSSGSDFVIGTTDVDLNSFNKSNDFVESGTCPAPKQVKILGTNHEISYQPFCDAAIKLRPIIISVSIFLSFMIVRSAILSKD